In the genome of Pagrus major chromosome 17, Pma_NU_1.0, the window TCATCTCTCTGtgaaagacagaggagaaatTATTAGAACCTGAATGAGCATCTATTATAAAACCTTTCCAGTCTCATATTAGATgctcattatttttgttatttgggGAGTTTTTTGTTTCCAAAGTCTCAGCATGACTAAAAATAAACTCTAAACCGTCAATATTTAGCTTTTCTTGTTGCATGAACATGAGACTTGGCATAGACTTACTTGGGTTCCAGTGGACCTAACTCTTCCAGACTAGTTTTAAGGGGAACCTTGTCAAAGGACCATGACTCAGAATCCACCAGCTGAGTCACATGACCGAGCAGCTTCATCTCGTAGTCAAAGTCCAGCACACGCCAGTAGCCTGGAGGACAGAAAAGATACTCTCTCTCAACATCTGGTAGGTATGTGTTTTGATATTTATATTAAGTATAATATTTAGTTTTAGCTCAGTGGGGCTAAGAGAGAAACACTTTATTTAGAAAAGCATCTTTCCTGAACTGTACCTCCTGAGAGCACTACATTGATGGTGGTGATTTGAATGATTTTGAACCTCAactttaataataacaataatgtttAGTTAGCTATTATTCAAATGTGTCACTGTTTACCATCTATCTGACAGGCATGGATGGTCTCTAAGTGGGTCTTCAGCTCCTCTTCACTGGCCTGAATCCTCTCCAACAGATCCTGCATTGTGTACTGGTAACAGAGGAGCACAGGAAACCACTGACCAACAGATACTGGTATACTGCCATATACCATACATAGTCCAACAGGATATAGTGATTAATGTATTCACTGTATAAGATGTTTTTACCCTGTTTTCTGTATTCTCCTCCTGCCCTCCTAAACAAGGTCCTTCATAAGAATTTTCCATTAAAAGCTTCCTCAGTTTCTTCAGTTTAGGACGCTGTTTCCTCAGTTCCCAGTAGCTGTTACAAAATCCCCAGATCTAcaacagaaaaatcaaaataactttatttatatagcactttttaaaacaggatTATAAAGTGTGTTATATAGATAATACAGGGCAAAACAATGACAGACAAATCAAAGCAAATATTTCAAAGCCAATTAcgaatataaataaaaagacaataGTATGAATAAAACAGGTTGACAAAAGTAAGTAACACCACAATAAAACAGAGATCAATGCATCAAAGAAGTAGGATATTTTAAGTGAGTGTGGGTCACACAAAAGAAACTGTTATATATGCATAATGCACCCAGTAGgttgtgtctgtttatgtggGTGTTGCAGTATACCAGGGAGgtatttctgtgtgtattgTTTCCATACCTGAGTGTGCACCACATGAGAGCTTTCCTGGCTGTTAGTTAGCTGGTCTGGTGTTCTGCATCCTggtaaaaacagcagcatgttgGATGTGTCGGCCATCTTTAGATCATAGGTCTTGTCACCACTGCAGAGAACAGCACGCTCATCTTTATCCCCTCGAATCAccagactggaaacagagaaaacagctgtcagttaCCCACACccacaacatcaacaaaaataaagaaataaaagtcagTAGTTCATATGTTCATTATGTTTTACATCACTGTCAATAAAGTTACTTTCAACAATCAACAGTTTTGGAGTGTTGTCAGATAAACAAGCACTCTGAACATGTCTAACTCTTGTATTTGTTGTTTCAGAATTGTCCCAATTGGGCATCAATAAGGTACATCCATCTATGTATCCATCTATCTATTATCTACTGATTCATCGATGCTGAAAAGATACGACTTTATGACTAGACAGAAGAACAGAGAACACAAAAGCATAACCAATAACGTTGGTGTGTTTCATCGTATACAGACTTATTAGGCACATTAATTCACATTATTAATACCTTACCTTTGGCCAGCTTCTATGTGTTTGACCAGCGTGTCGTCCAGCTCCATCAGGCAGTAGTCTGCAGACGAAACATTTTCCCCGAAGGACAGGCAGTGAATTGTTTTCTGTAGATCCTCCTCTTTCAGCTTGGCGATCTCCAGAGTGGCCTGAACCTCCTCTAAAGTTCTCATGTTGGCTCAGGACAGCAGGTCAGATGGATAATGTTTCGATGAATGAATCCTTTTCAACAAACAGCCGCAAAGTACACGTTTTCTAATGGATACAAAAGTCTAAACTAATGTAACTTTGAAGCAATGCACGTTTTCCGTCAAATTTCCCCGCTCTCTTTCGGTCGTTGGAAGGAAGTGCGGCAACTACGTAAGGTACGACGCCAAAATAGGACCGTGTAGAAACTAATTCTCGacagataaatagataaataaatgctgAGATGataattattgatttattgaaagGTTGTCATTGAGATGTACCGCTTTTAAACGTTAGTGTGACTATAAAATAAAGGTACATTTTGCTATACGACCTagataaaggtaaaaaaaaaaaaaaaaaagtctaaaatcTTGTTTCAACCGAGTAAAATTACCAAACGGACCGTCACTCACGTTGAGGGTCAAATATGTTGAGGATGTGCTAGCATAGTATCAGAAATGTCAAGTTTCTCCAGATCTGCCCAGGTAACTATACACATTATGCATTACATTATCttctttttatctcacaatgtGACCGTTAAGTGTGTGCCGGTTACTGTAACGTTAAGACAGGACATCACTCACTAATACGCTGCTAGCTAACGAGCTAGCCACGGTGTGTATAGATAGATTTGTATTGTTTAACCTCATTACAACAAGTGGACTGCTCTCAGCAGTTAGAGACATTCCCACGAGTCCTGTGTTATTTCTTGTCAGCCCTTGTTAAAATTCAAATAACGTCTTGAGACCACCATGTCAAATTATACTCGCTTGAAGCATTGTTTTAGATGATCCGTGGCTAGCAATTACTTATTAACAGCAGAATAGACTACATTCATTTTAGACCTGTGGGTGTGTGAGCCCAGCCCTAAAAATTGAAGTGTGAAAATAACATGGAAATCAAGAATCAtggaatttagattttttagcAAATCCCTGAAAGTATTATCCCACCATTATTTTGACACATCCACATGATTTTGGTATTTGGTCCACATTCATCCCTGATCTTAATTCTGTCTCTAGTGCTAAAAGTGGTTTGCAGCCTTAATATTGGTTAAATATTCTTCTACATCTAGATTGTAATGTTCAATTTCCCATTCTGTCTAGCTGTGGTGGTAATGTTTTTACAGTGGGGGTCTACCACTCCTGAATGAATGTAAAGGGAACACTGCAGCTTTTAGTTGTGGATCTTAAAACCTGTCAAACatcaacaaatacacacacaccatgaatcttttaatttaaactagaatttatttattatgataCTTAACCCTTTCTTTAAATGTGGTTAATGTAAAGAGCAGAGAACTTGAATAGACCAGCAGTGATacatgatgatggtgatgatggtgttTGGTCCACTCAGATAATTCATTGGGGTTTATTTGGATTAGGCTGAGTTTTAATTGCATATTCATTGAGTCAGTTATGGAGTCGTCAGTTTGTTACAGGAAGAATACAGCACCACtatacatttttctgtgataGAAATTTCTGTGATAGAAATGCTCTGTCTGTATAATAAATGGCTTCAAACTAGAAACAAGCTGCGAACCAGTCTAACGCCTttttacagcagacattttgactagTCATAAAAGAAGAAGCACAGGTGTTATgaataacattaacaaagacTCTTTTGTATTAAAAAGTCATGAGAGTGTGACAGCTAACTAGCATAGACAATACAAGGACCCttaatctaaatctaaatggaATCCAGACATAATTAATTTTAGTATCTCCACCTGTGCCTTTCCTGCTaagatgtcaaaatgtcttcagtgaaaaatgctttgtgtgtctgttgtttgtCATACTATTATACCTGTGATAATTCCATGCCACACAGTTTATTAAACccattctgtctctctttcctctctcagcAATGGGCGACCTTCGCTCGCTCCTGGTTCATAATCGATGCCAGGATGCAGCCTCCTGGGAAAATCGCGACCATGTGTTCTGTTAGGTTACAGGGGAAACACAAGCCTATCTATCATGCAATGAGTGAGTCCAATCtgtcacaaatacacacatataaagTCATGAGTAACTTTCTAACTTGAAACAACCCTTAAGTTACACGTAAATTAGTGTTTGACTTTCTTCTATTATGAAACCATAACCCATCCTGTTTAAGGTTGTTGCTACATGGAACGACCACATGATGGCAGTAGAGGATAAACTctaaatatttgtatttctttcttatTAATACTTCATTGTCTTTGTTGGTCTAGCAAACTAGCTGATGTTTTTGGTATTATCATTACCATCTGTGTCTGATGTATGTATGACCTGGATTTCTCTCtgttaagttaagttaaagtATTCCTTGTCATAATTTTTAACATAACAATAtgcctgaaaacaaacatcttgAACATCTTCACAGGTGAC includes:
- the dscc1 gene encoding sister chromatid cohesion protein DCC1, with the translated sequence MRTLEEVQATLEIAKLKEEDLQKTIHCLSFGENVSSADYCLMELDDTLVKHIEAGQSLVIRGDKDERAVLCSGDKTYDLKMADTSNMLLFLPGCRTPDQLTNSQESSHVVHTQIWGFCNSYWELRKQRPKLKKLRKLLMENSYEGPCLGGQEENTENRYTMQDLLERIQASEEELKTHLETIHACQIDGYWRVLDFDYEMKLLGHVTQLVDSESWSFDKVPLKTSLEELGPLEPKEMIEHCLNCYGRRYTENDEVFYALHEDKVCQGVALLLLQNAVKFNLREFQEVWQQSVPDGMSTRLDQLKSVALLDRTSRPETICLLRVEDLPEDTLERFNHLFTLREKWTEDDITPYIQDLCGEKQTTGALLTKYARSSMQNGIKVFNSRRPVAT